Proteins encoded in a region of the Streptomyces sp. NBC_00258 genome:
- a CDS encoding SAM-dependent methyltransferase has protein sequence MTDHEPELAAAAEIRARIDTDKPHSARFWNYFVGGKDHYEVDREIGDHIKEIFPGLVDVARTSRHFLGRAVKHLAVEQGVRQFLDIGTGLPTADNTHEVAQRVAPDARIVYVDNDPLVLAHARALLTSTPEGETAYLDANLYEPEAVLKAAAHTLDLSKPVALMILNTLGHVAEYDQARDLVSRLMSGLPSGSYLVISDSTATSEGMIAASDAYNSSGAVPYYVRSVDEIAGFFDGLDLVEPGVVQVTQWRPEAAGSVVDAYGGVGRKP, from the coding sequence GTGACAGACCACGAACCCGAACTCGCCGCAGCTGCCGAGATACGGGCCCGGATCGACACGGACAAGCCGCACTCCGCTCGTTTCTGGAACTACTTCGTGGGCGGCAAGGACCACTACGAGGTGGACCGTGAGATCGGGGACCACATCAAGGAGATCTTCCCCGGTCTGGTCGACGTGGCGCGAACGAGCCGTCACTTCCTCGGACGCGCTGTGAAACACCTCGCCGTCGAGCAGGGCGTCCGGCAGTTTTTGGACATCGGCACCGGTCTGCCGACCGCCGACAACACCCACGAGGTCGCCCAGCGCGTGGCCCCGGACGCACGCATCGTGTACGTCGACAACGACCCCCTGGTACTGGCCCACGCCCGCGCGCTGCTCACCAGCACGCCCGAGGGCGAGACGGCGTACCTCGACGCCAATCTCTACGAGCCCGAGGCCGTCCTCAAGGCCGCGGCGCACACACTGGACCTCTCCAAGCCCGTCGCCCTGATGATCCTCAACACGCTCGGCCATGTCGCCGAGTACGACCAGGCCCGGGATCTGGTCTCGCGACTCATGTCCGGCCTGCCGTCGGGCAGTTACCTGGTGATCAGCGACAGCACCGCCACCAGCGAGGGCATGATCGCCGCGTCGGACGCGTACAACTCCAGTGGCGCCGTCCCGTACTACGTGCGCAGCGTCGACGAGATCGCCGGGTTCTTCGACGGGCTGGATCTGGTCGAACCCGGCGTCGTGCAGGTCACCCAGTGGCGTCCGGAGGCCGCCGGTTCGGTGGTCGACGCCTATGGCGGGGTCGGCCGCAAGCCGTAG
- a CDS encoding VOC family protein translates to MAVQPEGTPCWADAMFSDVEGAKSFYGDVLGWTFGEASSEFGNYTQAYADGKAVAAVVPPMPGAEGQSAWCLYLASPDAAATAEKVRANGGQVLMEPMKVGDFGTMLLAQEPSGAVFGVWQAGVHEGFEATAVPGAYCWGEVFTREPEKADPFFTAVFPYRAQQMEDDAIDFRIFNVGEETVLGRMKMTDEFPPEVPSYVNVYFTVEDCDAAVAKATEGGATLRFGPMSSPFGRFAALCDPQGASFSVIDVTTTEGEMPKVTDVS, encoded by the coding sequence ATGGCCGTACAACCTGAGGGAACACCGTGCTGGGCCGATGCGATGTTCAGCGATGTCGAGGGTGCCAAGAGCTTCTACGGTGACGTGCTGGGGTGGACGTTCGGCGAGGCGTCTTCGGAGTTCGGCAACTACACACAGGCCTACGCGGACGGCAAGGCGGTGGCCGCGGTCGTGCCGCCCATGCCCGGCGCGGAAGGCCAGTCGGCTTGGTGTCTGTACCTCGCGTCGCCGGATGCCGCCGCCACCGCCGAGAAGGTACGCGCCAACGGCGGCCAGGTCCTGATGGAACCGATGAAGGTCGGCGACTTCGGCACCATGCTGCTGGCCCAGGAGCCGAGCGGCGCCGTCTTCGGCGTGTGGCAGGCCGGCGTCCACGAGGGCTTCGAGGCGACGGCCGTGCCGGGTGCCTACTGCTGGGGCGAGGTCTTCACCAGGGAGCCCGAGAAGGCGGACCCCTTCTTCACCGCCGTGTTCCCCTACCGCGCACAGCAGATGGAGGACGACGCGATCGACTTCCGGATCTTCAACGTCGGCGAGGAGACAGTTCTGGGCCGGATGAAGATGACGGACGAGTTCCCGCCCGAGGTGCCGTCCTACGTCAACGTCTACTTCACGGTCGAGGACTGCGACGCCGCCGTGGCGAAGGCGACCGAGGGTGGCGCGACCCTGCGGTTCGGCCCGATGAGCAGCCCCTTCGGGCGGTTCGCGGCGCTCTGCGATCCCCAGGGAGCGTCGTTCTCGGTCATCGACGTCACCACGACCGAGGGCGAGATGCCGAAGGTGACCGACGTGTCCTGA
- a CDS encoding DUF4287 domain-containing protein produces MSETVKGPASYFPFIEKKYGRPIAEWKGLIRSSPLTRHMELVAWLKTEHGMGHGHANALVAHTLAEDSGR; encoded by the coding sequence ATGAGCGAGACCGTGAAAGGGCCCGCGAGCTACTTCCCCTTCATCGAGAAGAAGTACGGCCGTCCCATAGCCGAGTGGAAGGGCCTCATCCGCTCCTCGCCCCTCACCAGGCACATGGAACTCGTGGCCTGGCTCAAGACCGAGCACGGCATGGGTCACGGCCACGCCAACGCACTCGTCGCGCACACGCTCGCCGAGGACAGCGGCAGGTGA
- a CDS encoding HEAT repeat domain-containing protein, with product MSATETHEDALVHALGSEPRRPGAFRELIRLGSAAVPAIRRGLAHPEALVREQCCRLLDHLLVTEALDDLIAMLGDPSPQVRIAAVHALACDRCKSDACRPDRAVVLPLGIQLLSRDPDAQVRNFAAELVGLSVHTHTEAVAALVRARDDDPSPAVRKKAGWYAPGGPIHRRTAPRPARRPR from the coding sequence ATGTCGGCCACGGAGACACACGAGGACGCTCTGGTACATGCGCTGGGCAGCGAGCCGAGGAGGCCGGGGGCCTTCCGTGAGCTGATACGGCTCGGCTCCGCCGCAGTGCCAGCCATCCGGCGGGGCCTGGCCCACCCCGAGGCGCTGGTACGGGAGCAGTGCTGCAGGCTGCTGGACCACCTGCTCGTGACCGAGGCGCTGGACGATCTGATCGCCATGCTCGGCGACCCCAGCCCTCAGGTCCGGATCGCCGCGGTGCACGCGCTGGCCTGTGACCGGTGCAAGAGCGACGCCTGCCGCCCCGACCGGGCCGTGGTGCTGCCCCTTGGGATCCAGCTGCTGAGCAGGGATCCGGACGCCCAGGTACGCAACTTCGCCGCGGAGCTCGTCGGGCTGTCGGTGCACACCCACACGGAGGCGGTCGCCGCCCTGGTCCGGGCCCGGGACGACGATCCGTCGCCCGCTGTCCGGAAGAAGGCAGGCTGGTACGCGCCGGGCGGACCAATCCACCGCAGGACCGCACCGCGACCGGCCCGCAGGCCTCGCTGA
- a CDS encoding response regulator transcription factor, with protein MRPHLALIEDDPDFALMCRTYLEREGFTVTWAMDARAGKAVMHDGGIDLVVLDLGLPDGSGLELLRALRSTSRLPVIVVSGRGDETDRVAGLEIGADDYLVKPFSQRELVARIGAVLRRCRPPELPSVLDVGTLRVDTAARQASGTGVLLNLRPKEYALLEALARSPGRVFSAEQLLELIWGASWQQSATVIEHVYRLRGKLSRLPAPAPRITTVRGYGYRLDP; from the coding sequence GTGCGTCCACACCTCGCGCTGATCGAGGACGACCCCGACTTCGCACTGATGTGCCGTACTTATCTGGAGCGTGAGGGTTTCACCGTCACGTGGGCCATGGACGCCCGGGCCGGCAAGGCCGTCATGCACGACGGCGGCATCGATCTCGTCGTCCTCGACCTGGGACTTCCCGACGGCAGCGGCCTCGAACTGCTGCGGGCGCTGCGCTCCACCAGTCGGCTTCCGGTCATAGTCGTCAGCGGTCGCGGAGACGAGACGGACCGGGTGGCGGGCCTGGAGATCGGCGCGGACGACTATCTCGTCAAGCCGTTCTCGCAGCGCGAACTCGTCGCCCGTATCGGCGCCGTGCTGCGCCGGTGCCGGCCGCCCGAGCTGCCGTCCGTCCTCGACGTCGGGACGCTGCGCGTCGACACCGCCGCACGCCAGGCGAGCGGGACGGGTGTCCTGCTGAACCTGCGTCCCAAGGAGTACGCCCTCCTGGAGGCCCTCGCGCGCTCCCCCGGCCGGGTCTTCTCCGCCGAGCAGTTGCTGGAGCTGATCTGGGGAGCGTCCTGGCAGCAGTCCGCGACCGTCATCGAGCACGTGTACCGGCTGCGCGGCAAACTCTCCCGACTCCCGGCGCCCGCACCACGGATCACCACGGTGCGCGGCTATGGATACCGTCTCGATCCGTGA
- a CDS encoding hybrid sensor histidine kinase/response regulator: protein MSTSRPSSTPQPAPDFRRLFDSTLSPLLILTPDFTIVEVNRAYLTATRTRRSIVGRPIFDVFPDNPEDPSADGVTNLRRSLETVVSTGRTDTMALQRYDIPTGDDGGFAERYWSPVNTPVLDADDRVTHIIHRVEDVTEFVRLRRAGHERERAAAEAQMRAEDMEIDLFVRAREIREVNEQLRRVNGELDAAGRQLREEQRAKDRFIATLSHELRNPLAAATAATELLALDLPGGHPALSVLERQLGILARMSNDLLDGTRALTGRLELVPERMDLRSAVESACADMRGLFGHEGRALGIRLPDGPVLVDGDRLRLAQVLTNLLSNALKYTLPGGRTDVCLSSVDGRAQLTVRDDGIGFDPGQAEELFGVFTRAAPAGPHTPEGLGLGLAVARTIVELHDGRISAHSDGPGKGASFSVLLPNASSDAPQPARPATAGRAQRQLVILIVEDNTDLAATYRALLERQGHHVTVVHTGADAVTATEAHLFDVVLCDLGLPDMDGYTVARAVRSRPHGAGLRLIAVSGFSRGTDRTLADEAGFDAHLAKPLPLADLLDLLER from the coding sequence ATGTCCACGAGCCGTCCGTCCAGCACCCCGCAGCCCGCCCCGGACTTCCGGCGCCTGTTCGACTCCACGCTCTCCCCGCTGCTGATCCTCACCCCGGACTTCACGATCGTCGAGGTCAACCGCGCCTATCTGACGGCCACGCGCACACGGCGGAGCATCGTCGGGCGCCCCATCTTCGATGTGTTCCCCGACAACCCCGAGGACCCGTCGGCCGACGGTGTCACCAACCTGCGCCGCTCGCTGGAGACGGTGGTGAGCACGGGCCGCACGGACACGATGGCGCTGCAGCGGTACGACATCCCGACGGGCGACGACGGCGGTTTCGCCGAGCGCTACTGGAGCCCGGTCAACACACCGGTCCTGGACGCCGACGACCGGGTGACGCACATCATCCACCGGGTCGAGGACGTCACCGAGTTCGTGCGGCTGCGCCGGGCCGGGCACGAACGCGAGCGGGCGGCCGCCGAGGCGCAGATGCGCGCGGAGGACATGGAGATCGATCTGTTCGTCCGCGCGCGGGAGATCCGGGAGGTCAACGAGCAGTTGCGCCGGGTCAACGGCGAACTCGACGCCGCCGGACGGCAGTTGCGGGAGGAGCAGCGGGCCAAGGACCGGTTCATCGCGACGCTCTCGCACGAGCTGCGCAATCCGCTGGCCGCCGCCACCGCGGCGACCGAGCTGCTGGCGCTCGACCTGCCCGGCGGCCATCCGGCGCTCTCCGTCCTGGAACGGCAGCTCGGCATCCTGGCCCGGATGAGCAACGACCTGCTGGACGGCACGCGCGCGTTGACCGGTCGCCTGGAGCTGGTGCCCGAGCGAATGGATCTGAGGTCGGCCGTCGAGAGCGCCTGCGCCGACATGCGCGGCCTGTTCGGCCATGAGGGACGGGCCCTCGGCATCCGGCTGCCCGACGGTCCTGTACTCGTCGACGGCGACCGGCTGCGGCTGGCCCAGGTACTGACGAACCTCCTGTCCAACGCGCTGAAGTACACGCTGCCGGGCGGCCGTACGGACGTATGCCTGTCGTCCGTCGACGGGCGGGCGCAGCTCACGGTCAGGGACGACGGGATCGGTTTCGACCCCGGGCAGGCCGAGGAACTGTTCGGGGTGTTCACACGGGCGGCTCCCGCCGGGCCGCACACTCCCGAGGGGCTCGGACTCGGGCTCGCGGTGGCCCGGACCATCGTCGAACTCCACGACGGCCGGATCTCCGCGCACAGCGACGGGCCGGGCAAGGGTGCCTCGTTCAGCGTGCTGCTGCCGAACGCCTCCTCGGACGCCCCGCAGCCGGCCCGTCCCGCGACCGCCGGCCGTGCGCAACGGCAGCTCGTCATCCTGATCGTCGAGGACAACACGGACCTGGCCGCGACCTACCGCGCGCTGCTGGAGCGCCAGGGGCATCACGTCACGGTCGTCCACACGGGCGCCGACGCCGTCACAGCCACCGAGGCCCACCTGTTCGACGTCGTGCTGTGCGATCTCGGGCTGCCCGACATGGACGGCTACACGGTCGCCCGTGCCGTACGGTCCCGTCCGCACGGCGCCGGGCTGCGCCTCATCGCCGTCTCCGGCTTCAGCCGGGGCACCGACCGGACGCTGGCCGACGAGGCCGGATTCGACGCACACCTGGCCAAGCCGCTGCCGCTGGCGGATCTGCTGGACCTGCTGGAGCGCTGA
- a CDS encoding Atu4866 domain-containing protein, translated as MTTRTSTNDDTSRDPHPYVGMWVTADGRIRQELLPNGRYDEARGERRSAYTGSYTVTGSHIDYVDDIGFTATGDVRDGVLYHEHLVLYREAAPGRERTRRS; from the coding sequence ATGACCACGAGAACGAGCACGAACGACGACACGTCCCGCGATCCGCATCCGTACGTCGGGATGTGGGTGACCGCCGACGGCCGCATCCGCCAGGAACTGCTGCCGAACGGCCGCTACGACGAGGCCCGCGGCGAGCGGCGGAGCGCGTACACCGGCAGCTACACCGTGACCGGCAGCCACATCGACTACGTCGACGACATCGGTTTCACCGCCACGGGCGATGTCCGTGACGGGGTGCTGTACCACGAACACCTGGTGCTCTACCGCGAGGCGGCTCCGGGGCGCGAACGGACGCGGCGCAGCTGA
- a CDS encoding sensor histidine kinase: protein MARAIPLRKRLLVRLLITSVLIAICSVAATAWLAVETTTRAIQEEQGQVLTEDMDILRQLSGYAATHRDWSGVGKTVRALSDRTGRRIALTAPDRTPIADSETRDTALPPRAAAAVDPLHTDTFTEPGAQRTGIDPRAVGPFRLPRAEREHVRLLAEKRRACFSSNGVETGITQMPSGRSFLIDEDGTVDGGQVPTPCADGVLNTPTATEEKALAELNTYAGDCLERAGGKFPSLFAATVDFTDRSMPTRYLGRKAETGIDTTRDQDKKAQECVDRARRQQLEPYVAPAAELFLGRGDGAVPHFDMSAANKAKVTGVAGLVLALTVAVTVLVATRLVRPLRALTHAAQQPPEQHVRVPVTTQDETGILAVAFNDLTERRERMEAQRKAMVADIAHELRTPLTNIRGWLEVTRDGVVDPDPELLASLHDEAIVLQRVIDDLQDLAAADAGTLRLHREPVRADELLEQVVAAHRVAAEAAGVRLHTAVHDPNGSGGFDGSDGSDGSDGTPWLDADPVRMRQALGNLVSNAIRHTPADGTITVSSRRHDDEVVFEVADTGSGIAPEDLPSVFERFWRAEKSRSRRTGGSGLGLSIVRQLVTAHGGTVTVSSELGAGSVFTLRLPDAR, encoded by the coding sequence ATGGCCCGCGCGATACCGCTGCGCAAGAGGCTGCTGGTCCGGCTGCTGATCACGTCGGTGCTGATCGCCATCTGTTCGGTCGCGGCGACGGCCTGGCTGGCGGTGGAGACCACGACCCGGGCGATCCAGGAGGAGCAGGGCCAGGTACTGACCGAGGACATGGACATCCTCCGGCAGTTGAGCGGATACGCGGCCACCCATCGCGACTGGTCCGGCGTCGGGAAGACCGTCCGTGCTCTGTCGGACAGGACCGGGCGGCGCATCGCCCTGACGGCCCCGGACCGCACGCCGATCGCGGACTCCGAGACACGGGACACGGCTCTGCCGCCCAGGGCCGCCGCCGCGGTGGATCCCCTGCACACCGACACCTTCACCGAGCCCGGAGCACAGCGGACCGGCATCGACCCGCGCGCGGTGGGTCCGTTCCGGCTGCCGCGCGCGGAGCGTGAGCACGTACGGCTGCTGGCCGAGAAGCGCCGGGCCTGCTTCTCGAGCAACGGTGTCGAGACCGGCATCACGCAGATGCCCAGCGGCCGCTCCTTCCTCATCGACGAGGATGGCACCGTGGACGGAGGCCAGGTACCGACGCCGTGCGCCGACGGAGTGCTCAACACCCCGACCGCGACGGAGGAGAAGGCCCTGGCGGAACTCAACACGTACGCCGGGGACTGCCTGGAGCGTGCCGGCGGGAAGTTCCCCTCGCTCTTCGCCGCCACGGTCGACTTCACGGACCGGTCCATGCCCACGCGCTACCTCGGCCGGAAAGCGGAGACGGGCATCGACACCACTCGCGACCAGGACAAGAAGGCGCAGGAGTGCGTCGACCGTGCCCGGCGGCAGCAACTGGAGCCCTACGTCGCGCCGGCCGCGGAACTGTTCCTCGGCCGCGGCGACGGCGCCGTCCCGCACTTCGACATGTCGGCCGCCAACAAGGCCAAGGTCACGGGCGTCGCCGGCCTCGTCCTCGCCCTCACGGTGGCCGTGACGGTGCTGGTCGCCACACGGCTCGTACGGCCGCTGCGCGCCCTGACACACGCCGCCCAGCAGCCGCCGGAGCAGCACGTACGCGTACCCGTGACCACCCAGGACGAGACGGGCATCCTGGCCGTCGCGTTCAACGACCTGACCGAGCGCCGCGAACGCATGGAGGCGCAGCGCAAGGCGATGGTCGCCGACATCGCCCATGAACTGCGCACCCCGCTCACCAACATCCGCGGCTGGCTGGAGGTGACCCGCGACGGCGTCGTCGACCCCGACCCCGAACTGCTCGCCTCCCTGCACGACGAGGCGATCGTGCTCCAGCGGGTCATCGACGACCTCCAGGACCTCGCGGCCGCCGACGCGGGCACACTCAGGCTGCACCGCGAACCGGTCCGCGCCGACGAACTGCTCGAACAGGTCGTCGCGGCGCACCGGGTGGCCGCCGAGGCGGCGGGAGTCCGGCTGCACACGGCCGTGCACGACCCAAATGGCTCGGGCGGCTTCGACGGCTCCGACGGCTCCGACGGCTCCGACGGCACACCTTGGCTCGACGCGGATCCGGTCCGGATGCGGCAGGCACTGGGCAACCTGGTCTCGAACGCGATACGCCACACGCCCGCCGACGGCACGATCACCGTGTCCTCCCGCCGCCACGACGACGAGGTCGTCTTCGAAGTGGCCGACACCGGCAGCGGTATCGCCCCGGAGGATCTGCCCAGCGTCTTCGAACGGTTCTGGCGGGCGGAGAAGTCCCGCAGCCGGCGCACCGGCGGCAGCGGCCTGGGTCTGTCGATCGTGCGTCAACTCGTCACGGCCCACGGCGGTACGGTGACGGTCAGCAGCGAACTCGGCGCCGGGTCGGTCTTCACCCTGAGGCTCCCCGACGCCCGCTGA
- a CDS encoding response regulator transcription factor encodes MCAHVMVAEDDEKQAELIRRSLLSEGHTATVVHDGGAALEAARQRRPDLVVLDLMLPVIDGFGVCRALRQDDDIPVLMLTARSTEEDVLLGLELGADDYMTKPYSPRELMARIRTVLRRSGRQAAGHREDPVVRAAGIAVDPLRHEVVCDGSPVDCTPAEYEILLAMAAEPERVFSRQQLLHRTRGIDRASTERAVDVHIMNLRKKIEADPRRPVRLLTVFGVGYKLSGDR; translated from the coding sequence GTGTGCGCACATGTGATGGTTGCCGAGGACGACGAGAAGCAGGCGGAGCTGATACGCCGCTCCCTGCTGAGCGAGGGCCACACCGCCACCGTGGTCCACGACGGCGGAGCCGCCCTGGAGGCGGCCCGGCAGCGGCGGCCCGACCTCGTCGTCCTGGACCTGATGCTTCCGGTGATCGACGGCTTCGGCGTGTGCCGTGCGCTGCGCCAGGACGACGACATCCCCGTCCTCATGCTCACCGCACGCTCCACGGAGGAGGACGTGCTGCTCGGCCTCGAACTCGGCGCGGACGACTACATGACCAAGCCGTACAGCCCGCGCGAACTGATGGCCCGTATCCGCACCGTGCTGCGCCGCAGTGGACGCCAGGCCGCCGGGCACCGCGAGGACCCGGTCGTACGGGCCGCCGGGATCGCCGTGGATCCCCTGCGGCACGAGGTGGTGTGCGACGGATCGCCGGTGGACTGCACCCCGGCCGAGTACGAGATCCTGTTGGCCATGGCCGCCGAGCCGGAACGGGTCTTCTCCCGGCAGCAGTTGCTGCACCGCACCCGGGGCATCGACCGGGCCTCGACCGAACGGGCGGTCGACGTGCACATCATGAACCTGCGCAAGAAGATCGAGGCGGATCCGCGCAGACCGGTGCGGCTGCTGACCGTCTTCGGCGTGGGGTACAAGCTCAGCGGAGACCGCTGA
- a CDS encoding L,D-transpeptidase family protein — MITSTQGAVRRPLAVLAASFVLVGCGGGGAVTTSDQRPGTTPVNGSTGAPPAPAPRVALSVAPQQLPGLGPKTWGKVPPKTRQALVVTGRGRNSSISTAVLYERTAAGWRAGASWPAHNALKGWTDHHRAGDLRSPVGVYALTDAGGLRPDPGTSLPYDRSGGFSIGGTGFEGEPLAGSFDYVIAINYNRQAGTTPLDWTRPLGAGRGGGIWVHVDHDGPTQGCVSLRKNHMKELLRALDPDHDPVVVMGDAAALRR; from the coding sequence ATGATCACATCCACTCAGGGTGCCGTGCGCCGCCCCCTCGCCGTTCTGGCCGCCTCTTTTGTCCTCGTCGGATGCGGCGGCGGAGGAGCGGTGACGACGTCGGACCAGAGACCCGGCACGACTCCGGTGAACGGCAGTACGGGCGCGCCACCAGCCCCCGCACCCCGCGTCGCACTGAGCGTGGCGCCTCAGCAACTGCCCGGCCTGGGCCCCAAGACGTGGGGCAAGGTGCCCCCGAAGACCCGTCAGGCCCTGGTGGTGACGGGCCGGGGCAGGAACTCGTCGATCTCCACCGCGGTGCTGTACGAGCGGACGGCGGCCGGCTGGCGGGCCGGGGCCAGCTGGCCCGCGCACAACGCCCTCAAGGGCTGGACCGACCACCACCGGGCGGGGGACCTCCGCTCACCCGTCGGCGTCTACGCGCTCACGGACGCGGGCGGCCTGCGCCCCGACCCGGGCACGAGCCTCCCGTACGACCGCTCCGGCGGCTTCAGCATCGGCGGCACGGGATTCGAGGGCGAGCCCCTGGCCGGCTCGTTCGACTACGTCATCGCGATCAACTACAACCGCCAGGCGGGCACCACACCGCTGGACTGGACCCGCCCTCTCGGAGCGGGCCGGGGCGGCGGCATCTGGGTGCACGTGGACCACGACGGCCCCACCCAGGGCTGCGTCAGCCTCCGGAAGAACCACATGAAGGAACTCCTGCGCGCCCTCGACCCCGACCACGATCCCGTGGTCGTCATGGGCGACGCGGCCGCGCTCAGACGCTGA
- a CDS encoding S1 family peptidase, which translates to MRTGLSALLVVGAWATFAAGPASAAGAPEPTRTSGAPASAGLLDAMQRDFGLTKTQAEARLAAEKTATAVESEARRAAGAAYGGSWFDTKSGKLTVAVTARASDAAVDSVRETGATVRTVKHSAKQLDAAKARIDKLAAPEGVSNWYVDAKASSVVVAVVAAQRADNDVRTFLSKARAAGPVTVEEAAAAPETFAAGTVGGDPFYTGNVRCSIGFSVHGGFVTAGHCGGAGQGVSGWDRSYIGNIQGSSFPGNDYAWVNVGSGWWTVPVVLGWGTISDRLVRGSNEAPVGSSICRSGSTTHWHCGTVLAKNETVNYSQGAVHQMTKTSVCAEPGDSGGSFISGDQAQGVTSGGWGNCSGGGETWYQPINEILSRYGLTLHTA; encoded by the coding sequence ATGCGCACAGGCCTGTCCGCACTCCTCGTCGTCGGCGCCTGGGCAACCTTCGCCGCCGGACCCGCCTCTGCCGCCGGTGCCCCCGAACCCACCCGCACCTCCGGCGCTCCGGCCTCCGCCGGTCTCCTCGACGCCATGCAGCGTGACTTCGGCCTGACGAAGACCCAGGCCGAAGCGCGGCTCGCGGCCGAGAAGACGGCGACGGCCGTCGAATCGGAGGCCCGGCGCGCGGCGGGAGCCGCGTACGGCGGTTCCTGGTTCGACACCAAGAGCGGGAAGTTGACCGTCGCGGTCACGGCCCGCGCCTCCGACGCCGCCGTCGATTCCGTACGGGAGACCGGCGCGACCGTCCGTACCGTCAAGCACAGCGCGAAGCAGCTCGACGCGGCCAAGGCGCGCATCGACAAGCTGGCCGCACCCGAAGGTGTCAGCAACTGGTACGTCGACGCCAAGGCGAGCTCGGTCGTCGTGGCCGTCGTCGCCGCGCAGCGTGCTGACAACGATGTCCGCACGTTCCTCTCGAAGGCCCGTGCCGCGGGACCCGTCACCGTCGAAGAGGCCGCAGCGGCACCTGAGACCTTCGCCGCCGGGACGGTCGGCGGCGACCCCTTCTACACCGGCAACGTCCGCTGTTCCATCGGCTTCTCGGTGCACGGCGGCTTCGTCACCGCGGGTCACTGCGGCGGGGCGGGACAGGGCGTCAGCGGCTGGGACCGGTCCTACATAGGCAACATCCAGGGCTCCTCGTTCCCGGGCAACGACTACGCCTGGGTCAACGTCGGCAGCGGCTGGTGGACCGTGCCGGTCGTGCTCGGCTGGGGCACCATCTCCGACCGGCTCGTCCGCGGCTCCAACGAGGCGCCCGTCGGTTCGTCCATCTGCCGGTCGGGGTCGACCACGCACTGGCACTGCGGCACGGTGCTCGCCAAGAACGAGACCGTCAACTACAGCCAGGGCGCGGTGCATCAGATGACCAAGACCAGCGTCTGCGCGGAACCGGGCGACTCCGGCGGTTCCTTCATCAGCGGCGACCAGGCGCAGGGCGTCACCTCCGGCGGCTGGGGCAACTGCTCCGGCGGCGGTGAGACCTGGTACCAGCCCATCAACGAGATCCTCAGCCGGTACGGCCTCACGCTCCACACGGCCTGA